The sequence below is a genomic window from Brevibacillus agri.
TGGCGGGAGAGCCTGTCCGCGTGTTCAACCACGGAAAAATGATAAGAGATTTTACGTACATTGACGATGTAGTGGAGGGAATCCACCGGCTCATGGGACGGCAGCCAGAGCCGCAGGACGGCAAGCCGCCGCACGGCAAGCCGCCGCACCAGGTTTTGAATATCGGGAACCATCAGCCTGTAGAACTGCTACAGTTCCTGGCGATTTTGGAGCAAAAGCTGAACAAACCCGCAAACCGCCACTATATGCCCATCCAGCCGGGCGACGTTCCGGCTACATTTGCCTCCGTTGATGCCCTTTATGCGGAAACAGGCTTCCGCCCCCAGACGCCAATCGAGGTAGGAATTTCCCGCTTTGTCGATTGGTACCTCCACTATTACGGTGACGCCCATGCGTAAAAAAGTAGGAGTCGTAGGACTCGGGTACGTCGGATTGCCTGTTGCGGTCGCATTTGGGGAAAAGCTGCCTGTGATCGGGTACGATGTGGACGCGAGACGAATCGCTGCGTTGCAGACGGGCCGGGACGAGACGGGGGAACATACGGCGGAGGAGCTGGCGCGCACGAGCGTCACTTACACCGATGATCCCGCCAGGCTTGCGGAGTGCGACTTTATTATCGTCACCGTGCCTACGCCAGTCGATGAGGCCAAACGTCCCGATTTGCGCGCGCTGCTCTTCGCCTCGGAAACGGTCGGGAAGCATATGCAGCCTGGGACGATTGTCGTCTATGAATCGACGGTTTACCCTGGCGCGACAGAGGAAGTGTGCGTGCCAGCGCTGGAGCGCTCGTCCGGGAAGCGCGCAGGCGAAGACTTTTTTGTCGGCTATTCTCCCGAGCGGATCAATCCCGGGGACAGGGAGCGCAGGCTCGCCCGGATCGTCAAGGTCGTCTCCGGCCAGGACAGGGCGACTTGCGACGAGATTGCCGACATGTACGCGCTGGTAGTAGAGGCAGGCATTCATAAAGCGTCCTCCATCCAGGTCGCAGAAGCTGCCAAAGTCATCGAAAACACGCAACGCGATCTGAATATCGCCCTGATTAACGAGCTGGCAATCATTTTTGACCGATTGGGCATCGCGACAGCGGACGTGCTGGAAGCGGCCGGAACGAAGTGGAACTTCCTTCGGTTTACGCCAGGGCTGGTCGGCGGCCATTGCATCGGAGTCGATCCGTACTATTTGACCTATAAGGCCGAGAGCGTCGGCTATCATCCGCAGGTCATCCTGGCGGGACGCCGCATTAACGATGGCATGGGAAAATTCGTCGCCACTTCCCTGGTCAAGCAGATGATCTGGCGCCATATCCCGATTCAAGGCTCGCGGGTGACGATTTTGGGGATGACCTTCAAGGAAAATGTCCCGGATATTCGCAACAGCCGGGTCATTGATATCGTCCACGAGCTGCGGGAGTTCGGGGTCGAGGTGCAGGTGACGGACGATCTGGCGGACTCGGCGAAGACGTGGGCGGAGTACGGCATCAGGCTTCGGGATTGGGACGATTTGCAGCCCGCCGACGCACTGGTTCTGGCCGTTCCGCACGCGAAGTACGCGCATCTTGGCTGGGAGGAACTGTCGTCTTTGCTGCACGGAAGGTGCGGCGTGATCGCGGATGTGAAAAGCGTGCTGAATCAAAAAACATGCCCGTCTGACATCGTTGTCTGGCGTTTGTAGAGCCAGCCACGATGAACGAATGCAGACAGCCTGGAGCGATGAATATGAGCTACCGGAAGAGAAGATTCTGGTTAAGCTTATCGGACGCAGGAATTATCAGTATAGCTGTATGGCTGGCCTGCCTGGTTCGATTTGATTTTTCACTTGCGGAAATAGGCGATTATCAGCCGATGTATCTGATAATCGGACATGTACTGTTCGTTTTGGCGGGGATGCACGTGGCCGAGTTGTACCGTCCCGTCTACCGCTACGTCAGCGCAAACGAGCTTGTTTCGATTGTCAAGGCGACGAGCCTGTCTATCCTTGCGCTCAGCTTCGTTTTGAACAACGTGGGACATTGGCTGTTTTTGTCCGTCCGTTTTCCGCTCTCGCTGTTTTTGCTTACGTGGACGTTCGTGCTGGCGGGAATTACGGGCTTGCGCTTCGTCTGGAAGTGGTGGAACGAGGAGCGGGAAAAAAGAAGCCAGGACCGCAGGCGGACACTGATCGTCGGAGCGGGCAGCGCAGGCGTGCTGGTCGCTCGCGAGATGAGGCGGTCGCCTCTGTCCGAGCAGCGGCCGATCGCGTTCGTTGATGACGAGCCGAGCAAGCAAAACTTGCGCGTGTACGGCTTGCCCGTCGTCGGAAAAAGAGAGGACATCCCCCGCATCGTGCAGCGGCAGGCCATTTCGGATATCGTCATCGCCATGCCGTCCGCTTCCCGGCAGACGATCCGCGAAATTTTTGACATTTGCAAAACGACGAAAGCGAGCGTCAAAATTTTGCCGCACGTCTCCGATATTCTCAGCGGCAAAATCAGCATGAACATGATTCGCAACGTCAGGCTGGAGGATTTGCTGGGACGCGAGCCAGTGGAGATCAACCTGGAGGAAATCACCGGCTATTTGCGGCAGCAGGTCGTGCTCGTCACAGGGGCCGGGGGCTCGATCGGCTCGGAGCTATGCCGCCAGATCGCCCGCTTCGGCCCGGCGAAGCTGCTTTTGCTCGGGAATGAGGAAAACGGCATTTTTGAAATCAGCCTGGAACTGGGGCGGCTGTTTCCCGAGCTGCCTACGATCAGCCTGATTGCGGATATTCGCGACCGGCAGCGAATAGCTGCGATCATGAGCGAGTACCGCCCGTCCGTCATTTTTCATGCGGCCGCCCACAAGCACGTGCCGCTGATGGAGCAAAACCCGAGCGAGGCGTTGAAAAACAATGTGTTGGGAACGAAAAATGTCGCGGAGTGCGCGCTGGAAGCGGGAGCGAAGCATTTTATCCTGATCTCGACCGACAAGGCGGTGAATCCGACTTCCATGATGGGCGCCACCAAGCGCATCGCCGAGATGCTGATCCAGGGCTACAACCGTTTCGGGCATACCCGCTTTGCTGCCGTTCGCTTCGGCAACGTGCTCGGGAGCAGAGGCAGCGTCGTCCCGATTTTCCTCGATCAGATTCAGGCGGGCGGTCCGGTGACGATCACCCATCCGGACATGGAACGGTTTTTCATGACGATTCCCGAAGCGGCCCAGTTAGTGATTCAGGCCGGAGCGCTGGCGCACGGCGGAGAGATTTTCGTGCTCGACATGGGCAAGCCCGTCAAGATTGTCGATATGGCGATGGACCTGATCCGCCTGGCAGGTTTGGAGCCGGAAAAAGATATCCCGGTTGTGTACACGGGAATCCGTTCAGGCGAAAAGCTGTATGAAGAACTGTTGACCGCAGAAGAAGGGCTGACCTCTACTTGCCACGACCGAATTTTCATCGGCAAGCCGCTCGACTTTTCCTGGAGCGAGCTGTTGACGGCCATTTCCCGCCTGGAGCAGCTTGCGAAAAATGGCGGGATGATCGAGGACGCTTCCACGATCATCGAAATATTGCAAGGAATCATTCCTAATTATCAATCTTCCTCCCAGCCGAAAGAAGAGGCAAAGCCCGTGCCGTATTCGGTAGCGACAGGATGATGGAGATGACGAGGACGAAGAGGGCAGCACGGAAAAAGAAGTGGAGACGTCTGCTGCTGCTCGGAGGGATCGCTTGCCTGCTCGCCGTGGGAGGGTACGGGGCATATGTGTACGTGTCGCTGCAAGAGACGGCGAAGAGCATGTACGTCCCGATCCGGACGCAAAAGTCGCTGGCGTCTTCCGCGCCCCCGGCATCGTCTGGGCAGCAGCCGTTGCACAGGCAGGCGCAGTCCTCGCTTCCGCAGCAGGAGTCAGTGCCAGCGGAAGCGCAGGAGCCGTTCACGGTGCTGCTGCTCGGGATCGACGAGCGGGAAAACGACAAGGGGCGCTCGGATGTCATTCTCGTGCTGACGGTCAATCCGCAGGCAAAGTCGGCGCTTTTGGTCAGCATCCCGCGCGATACGCGCACGCAGATGGCCCAGACGAAGACGATGGATAAAATCAACCACGCCTACGCTTTTGGCGGGCTGCAGCAGGCAGTGGACACGGTGGAGCAATTCATCGCGACTCCCGTTGATTATGTCGTGGCAGCGAATATGGAAGGCTTTGCCGGGATTATTGATACATTGGGCGGCGTCGAGGTAGACAACCAGCTCGCCTTCACCTACGCAGACTACCACTTCCCGCTCGGCCCCATCCAGTTGGACGGCAAGCAGGCGCTCGTCTATGCGCGCATGCGCTACGAGGACCCGCGCGGCGATCTCGGCAGAAACGAGCGGCAGCAGTTGATTTTGAAAGCGCTGATGCAAAAGAAGGCGGCTTTGGCGTCTCCCGCCACGTTGAACGGAGTGCTGGAAACGATGGCCAAATACGTGAAGACGAACATGACGTTTGCCGACATGAAAAGGCTCGTCCAGAACTACAGCACAGCCGTATCGAGCGTGGAGACGATCCGCATGGAAGGAAAGGGCCAGCTCATCAACGGGATCTACTACTATATCGTCAGCCCGGAAGAGCGAAAAAAGCTGATCGAGCGACTGTCCGCTTTTCGCAAGCTGGCGGAGCCGGCCCACAGTCAACTGCCGAACCAAGTTAGTGACAGCCTGGAGGGGCGAAGGGGGGAGCAAAATGAATGAAACCGTGAATCTGCGGGAAATATTGCTGGTCTTGTCCAAACGCTGGGTCGTGATCTTGCTGGTTACTTCTATTTTTACGATCGGGACGGCACTCGTCAGCGTCTTTCTGTTGACGCCGATCTATCAGGCCAAGACAGAAATTTTGGTGAATCGCTCCTTGAACTCGAATCCGGAAGGGGTATTGTCCGTAGCCGAGATTGATTCCAACCTGAAGCTGATCGAGACGTACCGGGTCATCATCGAAAGCCCGCGGGTGATGGAGCGGGTCGTGGAATCGCTCGGACAAGGGGCGAGCATGGAGGCGCTCTTGCTGCACACGAAAGTAGAGCCTGTCAAAGATTCGCAGGTGATTTCCATTACGGTGGAAGACCCCGATCAGGCGCGAGCCGTGCTGATCGCCAATACGATTGCCACGACCTTTCAGGAAGAAGTCGTCAAAATGCTGAGCATGAACAACGTGCACATTCTCGCAGAGGCGCGCCATAACCCGGCGGCCAAACCCGTCAGTCCCAAGCCGCTGCTCAACTCGATCATCGGCTTCGTGCTCGGGCTGGCGTCTTCCATCGGCGTTGTGTTTTTCATGGAGCATCTCGATACCCGGCTGCGCTCGGAAAAGGAAGTGGAGGAGTATTTGGGACTGCCTGTGCTCGCCACGATTGCCGTCATTGACAAGAAGTCGAAAAAGCATTTTCGGCAAAAAAGGGTGGAGGAGGTGAGAGGCGAGTATGAGAAGGCAGAAGCCTGACGATCGCTATCAAAAGCTGATCGCTCACTGGGAGCCGCTCTCCCCGCTGGTGGAAGGCTACCGGACCTTGAAGCTCAACATTTTGTTTTCCACGCAAGGGCAGAAGCTGCAGACGATTTTGGTCAGCAGTCCGGGCGCATCAGAAGGCAAGACGGTCACGGCGGCCAACCTGTCGCTGATGATGGCAAAAGATCGGCGCAAGACGGTCCTGATCGATTTCGACCTGCGCAATCCCCGTATCCACTTCACGTTTGAGATGCCGAATCTGTACGGGGTCAGCTCCTATATGAGCGGCATGTGCCAGTTTTCCGACATCGTCCAGGACTCCGGCGTGCCCCACCTGTCCATCATCACCGCGGGGCCGATTCCGCACAGTCCGGCGGAGCTTCTGGGAACGCCGCGCCTGCTGGAGTTGCTGGAGAGGCTGCGCAGCAATTTTGACGTGGTGATCGTGGACAGTCCTCCGCTGATCGTGAGTGACGCGATGGTGCTGGCCCGGGAAACAGACGGGTGCGTGCTCGTGGTCGATGCCAGCAAGACGAAGCGGGACCCGGCGGTTCGCGCGGTCGAGCAGTTGAAAACGGCTGGCGCCAACCTGCTCGGAGTCGTGCTGAACAACAAAAAACTGGGGAAGCGGGAAGGCTACTACGGTTATGGCTACATGGAATAGTCGAGTCAGAAACGGGAGCGATTAGCGCCGATGAATGCCCTCAAGTTAGTCTGGCACAAGCAACTGGCCAAAGTGCGCGGCAACCGGGATGTACACGAAGTGCTGCACGGTTCTGCGATTACGTTTTTGTTTCGGCTGTTCGGGTTCGTCCTGCTCTATACGCTGCAGTTGTTTATCGCAAGAGAGTACGGGGCGGGCAATCTGGGCGTCTATTCGCTTGCGATCACCCTGCTTAATATCGGGATGGTGCTGGCGCTGTTTGGCACCGACACGGCGATTATCCGCCTGCTGGCCGAGTACCGCGCGCAAGGAGCGCTGGCAAAGATTCGGCAGCTTTTTGGCAAGGTGGCGCTTTGGACGTTTCTGCCTTCGCTGTTGTTGTCCGGGCTGTTCTACTTGTTTGCGGAGCACATCTCCCGCTACGTGTTTGCAGGCGAGCTGCCCGCCGGGACACTGCGGGTCATCGCCTGGATGCTGCCGTTCGTCTCGCTCGGCAGACTGTACGCCTCGGCTTTTCGCGCGCTGCACCGCGTGACCGCGTCCGTGATCGTCGACACCGTCGGCATGCGCTTTTTGCACCTTCTGTTTCTGCTTATCGCCCTGCCTTTGTTCGCTCCGACCTCGCAGCTTCTGATCGGCTTGCTCGCAGCAGCCGTCATGTTGAACACGCTGTACGGTATGGCGAAGTGGCATGTTTTGTCCCGGGACTTTCGGGCGGGCGTACAGCCGCTGGAGCAGGAGGCAGGTCCGGCAATCAGCTTCCGCGCGCTTTGCACGATGGCGCTTCCGATGTATTTGAGCGCCTCCATGGAGCTGGTGATGAGCTGGACAGACACGATCATGCTCGGAATTTTCACGGACGCGGAGACAGTCGGGGTGTACAGTGTCGTCATTCGGCTCTCGATGGTGACGAGCTTCGCGCTCATTTCGATCAACACGATGCTTTCGCCGAAATTTTCGGAGATTTACGCCCGCGGCGATCTGGACGGGCTGAGGAAAATGATTGCGTTTGCCAATCGGCTCATTTTCTTCGCGTCTGCGCCGATCAATTTGCTCGTCGCCATTTTCGCCGCGCCGCTGCTCGGGCTGTTTGGCGAAGAGTTCGCAGCAAGCAGTCTCGTCCTGGTCATCCTCTGTCTGGGACAGTTCATCAACTTTTCCTCGGGCAGCGTGATCCCGCTCTTGACCATGACAGGACATCAGAAGACGGCGCGTAATATTCTCGTTTTTTCCGCCTTGCTGAACATTTGCGGAAACGGCCTGCTGATCCCCTGGCTCGGCATTACGGGAGCAGCCATCGCTACTGCGATCAGTTTAAGCTGCCGGGACATTTGCGCTTCGTATTGGGCTTATCGGTATTTCGGGTTTCGCACGTGGTATATTCCGTTCTTCTCTGAAAAAAATTCCGTCTTGCTACGAAGACGAGGTCATGAAGAAGGTGGCTTACGGTGAAAGAAGACTTGTATCCGAGCATGTTTTGGGACAGCGAGAAGATTCGGAAATACCGGATTCAGGTGCAAAAGCCATGGGTTCGCGAGGAATTTTGGTCGTACTACTTTTCCAGGCGCATTTCCATCTACGTGAGCCTGTTTTTGTCGAAAAAGCAGCGCGTCTCGCCGAATGCCATCACGCTTGCGGGAATCGCTGCCGGCCTGATCGCTGCTGCGGCCTTCATGTACGGATCGGCGGCTGCCTTTTTAATCGGTTGTTTTTTTTATCAGATGTGCTATCTCGCTGACTGTGTGGACGGGGAAGTCGCCCGCATGAACAACCAAAGCAGCAGGGGCGGCGTCTGGCTGGATATCGGGCTGAACTACTCGCTGTATCTCGTTTCGTTCGCGGTGATCTACGGGGTCGCCAAAAGCCAGCCGACGCTCGGGCCTTATTTGATCTACTTGATCCTGTTTACGATTTTTACGGAAATTTTGGCGACGAATGGCTCGGATCTCGCCTTTGGCCAGGGGAAAATCTCGCACGAAACCGTCTCCATGCGCAAGCGCAGCAAGTGGGTCGATGCCGGAGTCTTTTTGTTTCTCACCCAGACAGGCTTCCAGAGCGGGGTGCTGATCGCAGCCGTGATGTGGGCAATTAGCGGCCAGCATCAGTTTCTCGATTTGTGGACGGCCTACCATCTGCTGATCGGACTTCTCCGCGCGCTTTACAAGCTGAAGCTGAACGTCAAATACGTCACGGCATCGAGGCAAGAGGGAGGGGGAAGCAAATGAAGGCTCTGCTCATGGCGGCGGGACTCGGCTCGCGAATCAGCGGGCAAATTGACGGAAGTCCCAAGTGCACGGTTGATATCGGGAACAAGGCGTTGATCGAGAATACGATCTCGGAGCTGAAGCGAAAAGGAATCGACGAGATCGCCATCGTGGTCGGGTATCGCGCCCATGTCATCACCAGTCTGCTCGGCAGCGAGAACATTCGCTTTTTCCACAATCCGTTTTACGACCGCACGAACAGTATCGCCTCGCTCTGGTTCGCCCGCGAGTTTCTCACGGGCAGCGACTGTCTGTTGCTCAACGCGGATGTTTATTTTGAAGAAAAAGTGCTGGACGTCGTGTTGCAGGAGACGAGAAGTCCGGTCATGTTCGCGGACCCTTCGCGCAGGGCAGAGGGCGATTACAAATTCGGCTATGCACACGGCCTGCTGCACAAGCACGGAAAAGAGCTGCCTCTGGAAGAAACGACAGGCGAATACATCGGCATCGCCCGGCTGCATCAGGAGTTTTTGCCGCTGTTCCTGGAGCGTCTGCAACGTTTGATTCTGGAGGCAGCACGATTTATGGTGGGAGAACGTGCTTTACTCCTTTTTGGGCGAAAGAGACGTGCATGTGGCGCAAATTCCGCCGGGGCTGTTTTGGGCAGAGGTTGATACATGGGGGGATTACAAGCGCATTCTTCATTTCACGAATCATCTGGCCCATATGTGAGGATGGGCAACGTGAAGCTCTCGCTGGACAAGGTTCTTCTGTTCCTCTACGTACTGCTGAAGCCCTTCTACCTCTTCCCGAGCGGCAACCCGCAAATAGCGGATTTTATCATGCTGGTGCTCATTGCCTACACCTTTTTGTTTCGCGTCAACCAGTTGCAGCGCAAGTATTTGTTTTTCGTCCTGCTGACGCTCGCGTTTTTGTACGATATTTTGCTGGTCAACGGCCTGTGGGCGATTGCGCTGGGCGGCGCCATGGAAGTGTTCGAGTCCACGAAATGGTACTGGTACAACGGGGCCGTCCTGCTGACCGTCGTCGTCTTGGGCCAGCTCGAGCCGCGCGCATATGCGCAATGGCTGTTCTGGTCCGTCGCTTGCTCGCTCGCGGTCCAGACGCTTGCGCTCTTGCTCGGGCTGGCGCCTGGGGAGCATGACTTCCGCCAGTCGCTGTTTTTCAACAATCCGAACCAGCTCGGGTACTTCGGCCTGCTCTGCCTGGGGATTTGCCTGTTTTGTGCGCGGTTCTTTCCCGTCCGAGCCATCTATTTGTTTATGGTCATCGGCTGCTCGTTGAGCGTGATCGCCGCTTCCTTGTCCAAGGCGGCGATTGTAAGTGCGGTCTTGATGTACCTGGCCTTTCTGTTCGTCTCGTCGAAGGAGCGGACGGGGCTGTTCTGGAAAAACGTCGTCTGCGTGCTCGCCTGCTTTTTTCTGCTTTTTTGCGTCTCTTTGTACACGAATGAAAACGTGCTGCACGATGCGACGATGTACACGCAAGTCAAGGAGCGGCTGGAAACGTTGGGAGAGGACTCCGACGACAACCTGGCGTCAAGAGGCTACGACCGGATCGCGAACCATCCCGCGTACATGTTTTTCGGGGCAGGCGAAGGGCAGTACGAGCGGTTTGAAAGCAGCATCGCCCTCGAATTGCACTCCACGGTCGCCAATCTGTTTTTCTCGTATGGCCTCGTGGGAACGCTGCTGTTTTTCCTGCTCTTGTACGCCGGGGTGCGCGGTCATCGGCTCTACGCCTGGTATCCGCTGTTTTTTCAAATCGTGTACGGTTTGACGCACAACGGAATCCGGGAGACGCTGTTCTGGATATTGCTGGCGCTCTATTGTGTGACAGCCGGGATGAGTTCTGGCTCAATCAAAAATGGCGGTGACCTGCATGGGAAAAATTTTGCAAATATGCGCAATTGACCAAACGGTGGAAAGTCTGCTCTTGCCGCTCATCCAGAAGCTGGCGGAGGAAGGCCATGAAGTGCATACGGCTTGCACAGACACCGGGCGTTTTCAGACGCTGCGGGCCAAGGGGCTCATGCTCTGGCCGATCGCGATCAAGCGAAAAATCGAGCCGCTCTCCAACCTGCGTTCCATTTTGGCGCTGTATCGGCTGATGAAACGGGAGCGCTACGACGCGGTGCATGTCCACACTCCGGTTGCGGCCGTGCTGGGCCGGGTGGCAGCGAGGCTCGCGGGAGTCAGCCCGGTCGTCTACACGGCTCACGGCTATTATTTTCACGACGGCATGAGCCGAGGGGAATACCGGCTGTACTACGCCGTGGAAAAGTGGTTCGCGAAGCACTTGACAGACTACTTGCTTGTGCAGAGCCGGGAGGACTACGAGCTGAGCGTGCAGGACGGCTTTTCGCCGCCGGAGCGAATCATGCATCTCGGCAACGGGGTAGATGTCGAGCGGCGGTTTCATCCGCAGGCGGTGTCGCCGGAGGAAGCGGTGGAGGTGCGTTCGGCGCTTGGAATCGGCGCGGACGATCTCGTCATCGCCTACGTAGGGCGGATGGTTGGCGAAAAAGGGATTTTCGAGCTGCTGGACGCTTTTTCCAGGCTTGCGCGAGAGTCGGGCCGCGTGCGGCTGTTGCTCGTCGGGGACGTGTCGGACAGCGAACGGGACCAGCGCGGCAAGGCGCTACGGGAGCATTGCCGCGAGCATCCGCAAATCGTCCTGACTGGTTTTCGCCAGGACATCCCGCAACTGCTCGCCGCAAGCGACATCTTCGTCCTGCCTTCGCATCGCGAAGGGTTGCCCCGCTCGATTATCGAAGCGATGGCGATGGGCAAGCCGATTGTCGCCACGAACATTCGCGGCTGCCGCGAAGAGGTGACGGACGGCGTGAACGGGATTTTGGTGGAGCCGAAGCAGTCCGAGCATTTGTACAAGGCGCTGAAAAAGCTCGCCTGCGACGCGCGGCTGAGGGAAGCGTACGGACAAAACAGCCGCTATTTGGCGGAGGAGCATTTTAACGAGCAACACGTACTCGCGAGGCAGGCCGAGCTGTTTGCAGCGCTGCTCGCTGCCAAGACAGAGCCGCCGCGCACGGAAAAGGAGGTTGACGAACGGCTTGGGCAAAACAGGAGCATTGGTCATATCCCTTGATTTTGAGCTGTATTGGGGCGTTCGCGACAAGCGGACGCTAGCTGACAGCAAGAAGAACCTGCAGGGGACTCGTCAGGTGATCCCGGCGATTCTGGAGCTGTTTAACAAGTACGAGATTCACGCCACCTGGGCGACGGTAGGCTTCTTGTTCTGCGAGACGCGCGAGGAGCTGATCGGCACGCTGCCAAAAGAGCTGCCGGACTACGCCGATCCGAACCTGTCGCCTTATCGCTACGTGCAGTCGGGAGCGCTTGGCGCGCGCGAGCAGGTGGACCCGTATCATTACGCCCCATCCCTCATCCGGCTGATTTCCTCCTGCCCGCATCAGTACATCGGCAGCCATACCCACTCCCACTACTATTGCCTGGAGCCGGGACAGACCGCCCAAACGTTTGCCGAAGATTTGGCCGCCTTCAAAAGAGTGGCGCGCAAGAAAGGGTACGCCCCGACCAGCATCGTCTTTCCGCGCAATCAGTTCGCGTCCTCCTATCTGGCTGTCTGCAAGCAGCACGGGTTCGCCGCGTATCGCGGGAACGAGCGGTCGTGGATGTACGAGGCGGGCCCGGGAGCGCAAGACACTTTGCTCAAACGGGCTTTGCGCCTTGCCGACGCCTACGTCAATCTGAGCGGGCATCACGCGTACGAGCCGCTTTCCGCAAGCCAGGAAGGGTTAGTCGATGTCCCGGCGAGCCGATTTTTGCGGCCGTATTCGCCGCGGCTGCGCTGGCTGGAAAACGTCCGGCTGGGCAGGCTCCGGCGCGATCTGCTTTTTGCGGCCAAAAATCGCCGACTGTACCATCTGTGGTGGCATCCGGAGAACTTCGGCAGCCACCTCACGGAAAACCTTCGGATGTTGGAGCGGCTGCTGCAGTATTATGCGAAGCTGCGCAGCGAGTACGGGATGCAAAGTTTGAGCATGGAGGAGGCGGCTGCGAGTTGGAGCAGGCAAAGGGAGGGGCGGCATGAAGTGTCTGTTTGATCGTTTGGTAGCTTTGACGCTGTTGCTCGTCTTTTCACCTCTGCTGCTCCTGCTGTCGATTTTGATTCGCTTCAAGCTCGGCGCTCCTGTCCTGTTTGTCCAGGAGCGGCCGGGCCGATACGGAAAGCCTTTTTCCATTTATAAATTTCGCACCATGACCAATCAGTGCGACGCGTCCGGACAATTGCTGCCGGATGCCCAAAGACTGACGCCTTTTGGCATGATGTTGCGAAAGTACAGCCTGGATGAGCTGCCGCAGTTGTGGAATGTGCTGCGGGGCGAACTGAGCTTGGTCGGCCCGAGGCCGCTACTCATGGAATACCTGCCACTCTACACGCCCCGCCAGATGAAGCGGCACGAGGTTTTGCCAGGCATTACGGGTTGGGCGCAGGTCAACGGGAGAAACGCGATCACGTGGGAACAAAAATTCGAGCTGGACGTCTGGTACGTGGAAAATCGCAGCTTTTGGCTCGACTTGAAAATTTTGCTGTTAACGGTCAAACGGGTTTTGCAAAAAACGGGGATCAGTCACGAAGGTTGCGTCACGATGGAAAAATTCACCGGGAGCAAACAGGCGGAGCTGGCTAGGAGGGAAATGCGTGAGTTTGATCGTGCTTACGAATCAGGATGACTGGACAGCTTATTTGCGTCCATGCAAGCATGTGGACATTTCCTATGCAAAAGAATACGTGAGCCTCTACGCCGAAAGGGAAGGGGGCGTGCCGGAGGCGGTGTTTTTTTCCGAAGGGGGCTGCCAGATTTTTTACCCTTACCTGGTCCGCTCCCTCGACGCTCTGCTTCCGGGGTATGCGGATATCGTCTCCATCGGCTACGGCGGTCCGCATGTTTGGCCGAAGACAGCGGGGGCAGAGTCGTTTTCCGCACAGTTTTCCGCCTATTGCCGCAGCCAAAACTACGTGACGGAAACGGTGCGCTTTCATCCGCTGGAGAAAAACGCCGAGCGGTTTCGCGAGCAGATGCGGCTCGATCTGGTGCGGACGACTGTCGCCGTCGATGTCCGGCCGCCGCTCGCGCAAATTCGCGCGCAGTACAGCGAAAACGTCAGGCGCAACATGAAAAAAGCGGTCGCCAACGAGGTGAGCATCGTGGAAGCGAGCGGCGAGGCCGGCTTGCGGGCGTTTATGCAACTGTACCGGGAGACGAT
It includes:
- a CDS encoding LCP family protein, translating into MTRTKRAARKKKWRRLLLLGGIACLLAVGGYGAYVYVSLQETAKSMYVPIRTQKSLASSAPPASSGQQPLHRQAQSSLPQQESVPAEAQEPFTVLLLGIDERENDKGRSDVILVLTVNPQAKSALLVSIPRDTRTQMAQTKTMDKINHAYAFGGLQQAVDTVEQFIATPVDYVVAANMEGFAGIIDTLGGVEVDNQLAFTYADYHFPLGPIQLDGKQALVYARMRYEDPRGDLGRNERQQLILKALMQKKAALASPATLNGVLETMAKYVKTNMTFADMKRLVQNYSTAVSSVETIRMEGKGQLINGIYYYIVSPEERKKLIERLSAFRKLAEPAHSQLPNQVSDSLEGRRGEQNE
- a CDS encoding nucleotide sugar dehydrogenase, producing MRKKVGVVGLGYVGLPVAVAFGEKLPVIGYDVDARRIAALQTGRDETGEHTAEELARTSVTYTDDPARLAECDFIIVTVPTPVDEAKRPDLRALLFASETVGKHMQPGTIVVYESTVYPGATEEVCVPALERSSGKRAGEDFFVGYSPERINPGDRERRLARIVKVVSGQDRATCDEIADMYALVVEAGIHKASSIQVAEAAKVIENTQRDLNIALINELAIIFDRLGIATADVLEAAGTKWNFLRFTPGLVGGHCIGVDPYYLTYKAESVGYHPQVILAGRRINDGMGKFVATSLVKQMIWRHIPIQGSRVTILGMTFKENVPDIRNSRVIDIVHELREFGVEVQVTDDLADSAKTWAEYGIRLRDWDDLQPADALVLAVPHAKYAHLGWEELSSLLHGRCGVIADVKSVLNQKTCPSDIVVWRL
- a CDS encoding CpsD/CapB family tyrosine-protein kinase: MRRQKPDDRYQKLIAHWEPLSPLVEGYRTLKLNILFSTQGQKLQTILVSSPGASEGKTVTAANLSLMMAKDRRKTVLIDFDLRNPRIHFTFEMPNLYGVSSYMSGMCQFSDIVQDSGVPHLSIITAGPIPHSPAELLGTPRLLELLERLRSNFDVVIVDSPPLIVSDAMVLARETDGCVLVVDASKTKRDPAVRAVEQLKTAGANLLGVVLNNKKLGKREGYYGYGYME
- a CDS encoding polysaccharide biosynthesis protein, which encodes MSYRKRRFWLSLSDAGIISIAVWLACLVRFDFSLAEIGDYQPMYLIIGHVLFVLAGMHVAELYRPVYRYVSANELVSIVKATSLSILALSFVLNNVGHWLFLSVRFPLSLFLLTWTFVLAGITGLRFVWKWWNEEREKRSQDRRRTLIVGAGSAGVLVAREMRRSPLSEQRPIAFVDDEPSKQNLRVYGLPVVGKREDIPRIVQRQAISDIVIAMPSASRQTIREIFDICKTTKASVKILPHVSDILSGKISMNMIRNVRLEDLLGREPVEINLEEITGYLRQQVVLVTGAGGSIGSELCRQIARFGPAKLLLLGNEENGIFEISLELGRLFPELPTISLIADIRDRQRIAAIMSEYRPSVIFHAAAHKHVPLMEQNPSEALKNNVLGTKNVAECALEAGAKHFILISTDKAVNPTSMMGATKRIAEMLIQGYNRFGHTRFAAVRFGNVLGSRGSVVPIFLDQIQAGGPVTITHPDMERFFMTIPEAAQLVIQAGALAHGGEIFVLDMGKPVKIVDMAMDLIRLAGLEPEKDIPVVYTGIRSGEKLYEELLTAEEGLTSTCHDRIFIGKPLDFSWSELLTAISRLEQLAKNGGMIEDASTIIEILQGIIPNYQSSSQPKEEAKPVPYSVATG
- a CDS encoding YveK family protein, whose protein sequence is MNETVNLREILLVLSKRWVVILLVTSIFTIGTALVSVFLLTPIYQAKTEILVNRSLNSNPEGVLSVAEIDSNLKLIETYRVIIESPRVMERVVESLGQGASMEALLLHTKVEPVKDSQVISITVEDPDQARAVLIANTIATTFQEEVVKMLSMNNVHILAEARHNPAAKPVSPKPLLNSIIGFVLGLASSIGVVFFMEHLDTRLRSEKEVEEYLGLPVLATIAVIDKKSKKHFRQKRVEEVRGEYEKAEA